From a region of the Pseudomonas fulva 12-X genome:
- a CDS encoding HD domain-containing phosphohydrolase yields MVGLFLLLQLAPLLALTLGAPSLLVLGLSVGIVLCTMPLVLGGMQSIDRTIDLLVQDTQKIRQMDFSGELPPASLFAEIETLNRNHIEMKDALQSQTQALQASQLKLASLVENGLLLSSERDRDALLRHILMQGKRTCNAQAATMYLKTEHGTLRFALRSMDDELPTVEIPLHDPHTGLPNERHVSTYAALHNETVVIDDVYGESRFDLSGTRRFDSESGFHTVSMLTVPLAPRGGEVIGVLQFMNALDVETGEVIAFSPPVVAFIGALASQAAVALENHNLIDSQRALIDGMIEILAGAIDAKSPYTGAHCERVPELAMMLAEAASDVNEGPLANFRFTTADEWREFRIGAWLHDCGKITTPEHVVDKATKLETIYNRIHEVRMRFEVLLRDAQLERLQQLLDGQDRAQADAQYQATAQALQDEFAFIAGCNIGSELMNPEHVGTLQKAAERTWLRHFDDRLGLSHGELMHMAALPAEPLPARERLLADKPQHIFPRPQTKDFDPKYGFQISVPEHLYNHGELYNLSISKGTLTAEERFKINEHIIQTIVMLENLPLPSNLKRVPEYAGTHHETLLGTGYPRKLDKSQLSIPARIMAIADIFEALTAADRPYKQAKTLSESIEILARLRDKGHIDADLFALFLRSEMPMRYAERHLQPDQIDAIDIERFLPSAQPVI; encoded by the coding sequence GTGGTCGGCCTGTTCCTGCTCCTGCAACTGGCGCCGCTGCTCGCCCTCACGTTGGGCGCTCCTTCGCTGCTGGTGCTGGGCCTGTCCGTCGGCATCGTGCTGTGCACCATGCCGCTGGTGCTGGGCGGTATGCAGAGCATAGATCGCACCATCGATCTCTTGGTGCAGGACACACAAAAAATCCGCCAGATGGATTTCTCCGGCGAGCTGCCGCCGGCCTCGCTGTTCGCCGAGATCGAAACCCTCAACCGCAACCACATCGAGATGAAGGACGCGCTGCAAAGCCAAACCCAGGCGCTGCAGGCTTCCCAGCTCAAGCTCGCCAGCCTGGTGGAGAACGGTCTGCTGCTGTCTTCGGAGCGCGACCGCGACGCGCTGCTGCGCCACATCCTCATGCAGGGCAAGCGCACCTGTAACGCCCAGGCGGCGACCATGTACCTGAAGACCGAGCACGGCACATTGCGCTTCGCCCTGCGCTCGATGGACGATGAGCTGCCGACGGTCGAGATTCCCCTGCACGACCCGCACACCGGCCTGCCCAACGAGCGGCACGTGTCCACCTACGCGGCGCTGCACAACGAAACCGTGGTGATCGACGACGTTTACGGCGAAAGCCGTTTCGACCTGAGCGGCACCCGCCGTTTCGACAGCGAGTCGGGCTTTCACACCGTGTCCATGCTCACCGTACCCCTGGCGCCCCGCGGCGGCGAAGTGATCGGCGTGCTGCAGTTCATGAACGCCCTGGATGTCGAGACCGGCGAGGTCATCGCCTTCTCGCCACCGGTGGTGGCCTTTATCGGCGCCCTCGCCTCCCAGGCCGCCGTGGCGCTGGAAAACCACAACCTGATCGACTCCCAGCGGGCGCTGATCGACGGCATGATCGAAATTCTCGCCGGCGCCATCGATGCCAAGAGCCCGTATACCGGCGCCCACTGCGAACGGGTGCCGGAGTTGGCGATGATGCTCGCCGAGGCCGCCAGTGACGTGAACGAAGGGCCGCTGGCCAATTTCCGCTTCACCACGGCAGATGAATGGCGCGAATTCCGTATCGGCGCCTGGCTGCACGACTGCGGCAAGATCACCACGCCCGAGCATGTGGTCGACAAGGCCACCAAGCTGGAAACCATCTACAACCGCATCCACGAGGTGCGCATGCGCTTCGAGGTACTCCTGCGCGATGCCCAGCTCGAGCGGCTGCAGCAACTGCTCGACGGCCAGGACCGCGCACAAGCCGACGCGCAGTACCAGGCGACGGCCCAGGCGCTCCAGGACGAATTCGCCTTTATCGCTGGCTGCAACATCGGCAGCGAGCTGATGAACCCTGAGCACGTCGGCACCCTGCAAAAGGCCGCCGAGCGCACCTGGCTCAGGCATTTCGATGATCGACTCGGCTTGTCCCACGGTGAATTGATGCACATGGCCGCCCTGCCCGCCGAGCCGCTACCGGCGCGCGAGCGGCTGCTGGCCGACAAGCCGCAGCACATCTTCCCGCGCCCGCAAACCAAGGACTTCGACCCCAAGTACGGCTTCCAGATCAGCGTGCCGGAGCACCTCTACAACCACGGCGAGCTCTACAACCTGAGCATCAGCAAGGGCACCCTGACCGCCGAAGAACGCTTCAAGATCAACGAGCACATCATCCAGACCATCGTCATGCTGGAAAACCTGCCGCTGCCCTCGAACCTCAAGCGCGTACCGGAATATGCCGGCACCCACCACGAAACCCTGCTCGGTACCGGATACCCGCGCAAGCTGGACAAGAGCCAGCTGTCGATCCCGGCGCGCATCATGGCCATTGCCGATATCTTCGAAGCGCTGACCGCCGCCGACCGACCCTACAAACAGGCCAAGACCCTCTCCGAATCCATCGAGATTCTCGCCCGGCTGCGCGACAAGGGGCATATCGATGCCGACCTGTTCGCCCTGTTCCTGCGCAGCGAAATGCCGATGCGCTACGCCGAACGCCACCTGCAGCCGGACCAGATCGACGCCATCGACATCGAGCGCTTCCTGCCAAGCGCCCAGCCCGTGATCTGA
- a CDS encoding FecR family protein: MKVQGEASVTRDGATVPATIGTPLYVGSTVKTGPAGSMGVTLEDNTVMSFGPNSELTLDEFIFDPAQDDLKLSAKITHGTLDYISGTIAKLKPQAVEINTPTGTIGVRGTHFLVKVD, encoded by the coding sequence ATGAAGGTACAGGGTGAGGCTAGCGTCACCCGCGACGGCGCGACGGTGCCTGCGACGATCGGCACGCCGCTTTACGTCGGCAGCACGGTCAAGACCGGCCCGGCGGGCTCCATGGGCGTGACCCTGGAGGACAACACGGTGATGTCCTTCGGCCCCAACAGCGAGCTGACCCTGGACGAGTTCATCTTCGACCCGGCCCAGGACGATCTGAAACTGAGCGCCAAGATCACCCACGGCACGCTGGACTACATTTCCGGCACCATCGCCAAGCTCAAGCCCCAGGCCGTCGAGATCAACACCCCGACCGGTACCATCGGCGTGCGCGGTACGCACTTTCTCGTCAAGGTGGATTGA